The Ciconia boyciana chromosome 2, ASM3463844v1, whole genome shotgun sequence genome has a segment encoding these proteins:
- the MASTL gene encoding serine/threonine-protein kinase greatwall isoform X4, with translation MHWLSVMEYLIGGDVKSLLHIYGYFDEEMAVKYISEAALALDYLHRHGIIHRDLKPDNMLISNQGHIKLTDFGLSRVTLNREINMIDILTTPSMAKPKQDYSRTPGQLLSLISSLGFYTPVGMKMSRHNSSQSSDSLHGVISPLPMVQKENTPLSTKFFKTYLDTSQLTPVMPVRSLTPTLLQSRKRFGTSSASSQSHTYLSSMESECCSSSRWEKDVEQSEDELCSTTGKTSDNGSALLSNVELLNSKGIKVLKKKELESAISPISSNDSDSRQKLGSEHSDITDTPVTTLDVKGIVRKCLSENKIWEEKHFVNKREMTNETAETSNQQESPSRQNEPVEPIKEEEIFEKTGVKRSFELVDTSPCQEFNYVKKSNAEYKRGCQISEFPANKRTGLTTEIQSLMLCDDGCLHDTCKSMEEVKSFIGNQQTVEKSLTAIIAKNFMCDLDADYEKDDKKEYMNSSFLGTDDEKPLGILGADYDLLPEMSVTESRLEKRLLDLDRSVKDLSFEEPKPEGMLITSPESQDAFQNGEETHTVQDCKLLHCGKDNDQKQMNETYLDTVPSPSEKMMEALNLFKKNAVVFRSYNSPINISNVSEPCSMASLDITDLSPACSGSYPTAITPLQKGRPYRVYQTPHQGDAGTPYRTPKSVRRGAAPVEGERILGTPDYLAPELLLTKPHETLISGSAVDWWALGVCLFEFLTGIPPFNDETPTQVFQNILKRDIPWPEGEEKLSDNAQNAIDILLTIDSTERAGLKELKYHPLFHGVDWDNLQNQTMPFIPQPDDETDTSYFEARNNAQHLTVSGFSL, from the exons ATGCATTGGCTCTCA GTGATGGAGTACCTTATTGGTGGAGATGTCAAATCTCTTCTCCATATTTATGGATATTTTGATGAAGAAATGGCTGTTAAGTATATTTCTGAAGCAGCGTTGGCTCTTGACTATCTTCACAGGCATGGGATAATCCACAG GGATTTGAAGCCAGACAACATGCTTATTTCTAATCAGGGCCATATAAAGTTGACAGACTTTGGGCTTTCCAGAGTTACTCTGAACAGAG AGATAAATATGATAGATATCCTTACTACACCATCGATGGCAAAGCCAAAACAAGACTACTCACGTACTCCAGGACAATTGTTGTCTCTCATCAGTTCTCTGGGTTTT TATACTCCGGTTGGAATGAAAATGTCAAGGCACAATTCAAGTCAATCATCTGACAGTCTGCATGGAGTGATTTCTCCCTTACCTATGGTCCAAAAGGAAAATACCCCTCTTTCAACTAAATTCTTCAAAACAT atCTTGATACTTCTCAATTAACTCCTGTGATGCCAGTGAGAAGCTTAACTCCTACCCTGCTTCAGTCAAGAAAAAGGTTTGGTACCTCCAGTGCCAGTAGTCAGTCGCACACATACCTGTCCAGTATGGAATCGgaatgctgcagcagctccaggtggGAGAAAGATGTAGAG CAAAGTGAAGATGAACTATGTTCTACAACAGGCAAAACAAGTGACAATGGGTCAGCTCTCCTTTCAAATGTAGAATTACTGAATAGCAAAGGtattaaagttttaaagaaaaaagaactggaGTCTGCCATTTCTCCCATCAGCAGCAATGATTCTGACAGTAGGCAGAAGTTGGGAAGCGAACATTCTGATATAACAGATACTCCTGTGACCACACTGGATGTGAAAGGCATAgtcagaaaatgtctttctgaaaacaagatttgggaagaaaaacactttgtaaataaaagagagatgactaatgaaacagcagaaacttCCAATCAACAAGAGTCACCTTCAAGGCAGAATGAGCCTGTCGAGCCTatcaaagaggaagaaatttttgaAAAGACAGGGGTAAAAAGAAGCTTTGAATTAGTTGACACTAGTCCTTGTCAGGAATTTaactatgttaaaaaaagcaatgcagaatATAAACGTGGCTGTCAGATCTCAGAATTTCCAGCAAACAAAAGGACAGGTTTGACAACAGAAATTCAATCCTTAATGCTTTGTGATGATGGATGCCTACATGACACCTGCAAAAGCATGGAAGAAGTTAAGAGTTTTATTGGTAACCAGCAAACAGTAGAAAAATCACTTACTGCAATTATAGCCAAAAATTTTATGTGTGATCTGGATGCAGACTATGAAAAGGATGATAAAAAGGAGTACATGAACTCAAGTTTTTTAGGCACTGACGATGAAAAACCTTTAGGAATCCTCGGTGCAGATTATGACTTACTTCCTGAAATGTCTGTTACAGAAAGCCGTTTAGAAAAGCGGCTTTTAGATTTGGACAGAAGTGTTAAAGACCTCTCCTTTGAGGAACCAAAACCAGAAGGCATGCTAATAACATCACCAGAGTCCCAAGATGCCTTCCAAAATGGAGAGGAAACACATACTGTCCAGGACTGCAAGCTGTTACACTGTGGAAAGGATAATGACCAAAAACAGATGAACGAAACTTACCTTGACACAGTaccttctccttcagaaaaGATGATGGAAGCACTGAATCTCTtcaaaaaaaatgctgttgtttttcGAAGTTATAATAGTCCAATTAATATATCCAATGTATCTGAGCCATGTAGCATGGCTTCCTTAGATATAACGGATCTTTCACCTGCTTGTAGTGGCTCTTACCCAACAGCTATTACTCCGTTACAGAAAGGAAGACCATATAGGGTCTATCAG ACACCTCATCAGGGAGATGCTGGCACACCATATAGGACTCCAAAGAGTGTAAGAAGAGGAGCTGCCCCAGTAGAAGGGGAACGCATCCTAGGGACCCCAGACTACCTGGCACCTGAGCTGCTTTTGACAAAGCCCCATG AGACTCTGATCTCTG GTTCTGCTGTAGACTGGTGGGCCCTTGGAGTCTGTCTGTTTGAGTTTCTAACTGGAATTCCACCTTTTAATGATGAAACACCAACACAagtcttccaaaatattttgaaaagag ATATTCCCTGGCCTGAGGGTGAAGAAAAGCTGTCTGATAATGCCCAAAATGCAATTGATATTCTTCTAACAATTGACAGTACTGAGAGAGCTGGACTGAAGG AACTGAAATACCACCCCCTCTTTCATGGTGTGGACTGGGATAATCTACAGAATCAAACTATGCCTTTTATACCTCAACCGGATGATGAAACTGATACCTCTTACTTTGAAGCTAGGAATAATGCTCAGCACCTGACTGTGTCTGGATTTAGCTTATAG
- the MASTL gene encoding serine/threonine-protein kinase greatwall isoform X2 translates to MGTVEPAAEGRSEEGGAAATTAGPRRIEVPRPPSIEEFTIVKPISRGAFGKVYLGRKAGRLYAVKVMKKADMINKNMVHQVQAERDALALSKSPFIVHLYYSLQSANNIYLVMEYLIGGDVKSLLHIYGYFDEEMAVKYISEAALALDYLHRHGIIHRDLKPDNMLISNQGHIKLTDFGLSRVTLNREINMIDILTTPSMAKPKQDYSRTPGQLLSLISSLGFYTPVGMKMSRHNSSQSSDSLHGVISPLPMVQKENTPLSTKFFKTYLDTSQLTPVMPVRSLTPTLLQSRKRFGTSSASSQSHTYLSSMESECCSSSRWEKDVEQSEDELCSTTGKTSDNGSALLSNVELLNSKGIKVLKKKELESAISPISSNDSDSRQKLGSEHSDITDTPVTTLDVKGIVRKCLSENKIWEEKHFVNKREMTNETAETSNQQESPSRQNEPVEPIKEEEIFEKTGVKRSFELVDTSPCQEFNYVKKSNAEYKRGCQISEFPANKRTGLTTEIQSLMLCDDGCLHDTCKSMEEVKSFIGNQQTVEKSLTAIIAKNFMCDLDADYEKDDKKEYMNSSFLGTDDEKPLGILGADYDLLPEMSVTESRLEKRLLDLDRSVKDLSFEEPKPEGMLITSPESQDAFQNGEETHTVQDCKLLHCGKDNDQKQMNETYLDTVPSPSEKMMEALNLFKKNAVVFRSYNSPINISNVSEPCSMASLDITDLSPACSGSYPTAITPLQKGRPYRVYQTPHQGDAGTPYRTPKSVRRGAAPVEGERILGTPDYLAPELLLTKPHGSAVDWWALGVCLFEFLTGIPPFNDETPTQVFQNILKRDIPWPEGEEKLSDNAQNAIDILLTIDSTERAGLKELKYHPLFHGVDWDNLQNQTMPFIPQPDDETDTSYFEARNNAQHLTVSGFSL, encoded by the exons ATGGGGACGGTGGAGCCGGCGGCCGAGGGGCGGTCGGAGGAGGGGGGTGCTGCCGCAACAACTGCCGGCCCGAGGCGCATCGAGGTTCCCCGGCCCCCCTCCATCGAGGAGTTCACCATCGTGAAGCCCATCAGCCGCGGCGCCTTCGGGAAGGTGTACCTAGGCCGCAAGGCGGGGAGGCTCTATGCTGTGAAG gtgaTGAAAAAAGCAGACATGATCAACAAAAACATGGTTCACCAGGTCCAGGCAGAGAGGGATGCATTGGCTCTCAGTAAAAGTCCTTTCATTGTGCACTTATACTACTCACTTCAGTCAGCTAATAACATCTATTTA GTGATGGAGTACCTTATTGGTGGAGATGTCAAATCTCTTCTCCATATTTATGGATATTTTGATGAAGAAATGGCTGTTAAGTATATTTCTGAAGCAGCGTTGGCTCTTGACTATCTTCACAGGCATGGGATAATCCACAG GGATTTGAAGCCAGACAACATGCTTATTTCTAATCAGGGCCATATAAAGTTGACAGACTTTGGGCTTTCCAGAGTTACTCTGAACAGAG AGATAAATATGATAGATATCCTTACTACACCATCGATGGCAAAGCCAAAACAAGACTACTCACGTACTCCAGGACAATTGTTGTCTCTCATCAGTTCTCTGGGTTTT TATACTCCGGTTGGAATGAAAATGTCAAGGCACAATTCAAGTCAATCATCTGACAGTCTGCATGGAGTGATTTCTCCCTTACCTATGGTCCAAAAGGAAAATACCCCTCTTTCAACTAAATTCTTCAAAACAT atCTTGATACTTCTCAATTAACTCCTGTGATGCCAGTGAGAAGCTTAACTCCTACCCTGCTTCAGTCAAGAAAAAGGTTTGGTACCTCCAGTGCCAGTAGTCAGTCGCACACATACCTGTCCAGTATGGAATCGgaatgctgcagcagctccaggtggGAGAAAGATGTAGAG CAAAGTGAAGATGAACTATGTTCTACAACAGGCAAAACAAGTGACAATGGGTCAGCTCTCCTTTCAAATGTAGAATTACTGAATAGCAAAGGtattaaagttttaaagaaaaaagaactggaGTCTGCCATTTCTCCCATCAGCAGCAATGATTCTGACAGTAGGCAGAAGTTGGGAAGCGAACATTCTGATATAACAGATACTCCTGTGACCACACTGGATGTGAAAGGCATAgtcagaaaatgtctttctgaaaacaagatttgggaagaaaaacactttgtaaataaaagagagatgactaatgaaacagcagaaacttCCAATCAACAAGAGTCACCTTCAAGGCAGAATGAGCCTGTCGAGCCTatcaaagaggaagaaatttttgaAAAGACAGGGGTAAAAAGAAGCTTTGAATTAGTTGACACTAGTCCTTGTCAGGAATTTaactatgttaaaaaaagcaatgcagaatATAAACGTGGCTGTCAGATCTCAGAATTTCCAGCAAACAAAAGGACAGGTTTGACAACAGAAATTCAATCCTTAATGCTTTGTGATGATGGATGCCTACATGACACCTGCAAAAGCATGGAAGAAGTTAAGAGTTTTATTGGTAACCAGCAAACAGTAGAAAAATCACTTACTGCAATTATAGCCAAAAATTTTATGTGTGATCTGGATGCAGACTATGAAAAGGATGATAAAAAGGAGTACATGAACTCAAGTTTTTTAGGCACTGACGATGAAAAACCTTTAGGAATCCTCGGTGCAGATTATGACTTACTTCCTGAAATGTCTGTTACAGAAAGCCGTTTAGAAAAGCGGCTTTTAGATTTGGACAGAAGTGTTAAAGACCTCTCCTTTGAGGAACCAAAACCAGAAGGCATGCTAATAACATCACCAGAGTCCCAAGATGCCTTCCAAAATGGAGAGGAAACACATACTGTCCAGGACTGCAAGCTGTTACACTGTGGAAAGGATAATGACCAAAAACAGATGAACGAAACTTACCTTGACACAGTaccttctccttcagaaaaGATGATGGAAGCACTGAATCTCTtcaaaaaaaatgctgttgtttttcGAAGTTATAATAGTCCAATTAATATATCCAATGTATCTGAGCCATGTAGCATGGCTTCCTTAGATATAACGGATCTTTCACCTGCTTGTAGTGGCTCTTACCCAACAGCTATTACTCCGTTACAGAAAGGAAGACCATATAGGGTCTATCAG ACACCTCATCAGGGAGATGCTGGCACACCATATAGGACTCCAAAGAGTGTAAGAAGAGGAGCTGCCCCAGTAGAAGGGGAACGCATCCTAGGGACCCCAGACTACCTGGCACCTGAGCTGCTTTTGACAAAGCCCCATG GTTCTGCTGTAGACTGGTGGGCCCTTGGAGTCTGTCTGTTTGAGTTTCTAACTGGAATTCCACCTTTTAATGATGAAACACCAACACAagtcttccaaaatattttgaaaagag ATATTCCCTGGCCTGAGGGTGAAGAAAAGCTGTCTGATAATGCCCAAAATGCAATTGATATTCTTCTAACAATTGACAGTACTGAGAGAGCTGGACTGAAGG AACTGAAATACCACCCCCTCTTTCATGGTGTGGACTGGGATAATCTACAGAATCAAACTATGCCTTTTATACCTCAACCGGATGATGAAACTGATACCTCTTACTTTGAAGCTAGGAATAATGCTCAGCACCTGACTGTGTCTGGATTTAGCTTATAG
- the MASTL gene encoding serine/threonine-protein kinase greatwall isoform X1, whose translation MGTVEPAAEGRSEEGGAAATTAGPRRIEVPRPPSIEEFTIVKPISRGAFGKVYLGRKAGRLYAVKVMKKADMINKNMVHQVQAERDALALSKSPFIVHLYYSLQSANNIYLVMEYLIGGDVKSLLHIYGYFDEEMAVKYISEAALALDYLHRHGIIHRDLKPDNMLISNQGHIKLTDFGLSRVTLNREINMIDILTTPSMAKPKQDYSRTPGQLLSLISSLGFYTPVGMKMSRHNSSQSSDSLHGVISPLPMVQKENTPLSTKFFKTYLDTSQLTPVMPVRSLTPTLLQSRKRFGTSSASSQSHTYLSSMESECCSSSRWEKDVEQSEDELCSTTGKTSDNGSALLSNVELLNSKGIKVLKKKELESAISPISSNDSDSRQKLGSEHSDITDTPVTTLDVKGIVRKCLSENKIWEEKHFVNKREMTNETAETSNQQESPSRQNEPVEPIKEEEIFEKTGVKRSFELVDTSPCQEFNYVKKSNAEYKRGCQISEFPANKRTGLTTEIQSLMLCDDGCLHDTCKSMEEVKSFIGNQQTVEKSLTAIIAKNFMCDLDADYEKDDKKEYMNSSFLGTDDEKPLGILGADYDLLPEMSVTESRLEKRLLDLDRSVKDLSFEEPKPEGMLITSPESQDAFQNGEETHTVQDCKLLHCGKDNDQKQMNETYLDTVPSPSEKMMEALNLFKKNAVVFRSYNSPINISNVSEPCSMASLDITDLSPACSGSYPTAITPLQKGRPYRVYQTPHQGDAGTPYRTPKSVRRGAAPVEGERILGTPDYLAPELLLTKPHETLISGSAVDWWALGVCLFEFLTGIPPFNDETPTQVFQNILKRDIPWPEGEEKLSDNAQNAIDILLTIDSTERAGLKELKYHPLFHGVDWDNLQNQTMPFIPQPDDETDTSYFEARNNAQHLTVSGFSL comes from the exons ATGGGGACGGTGGAGCCGGCGGCCGAGGGGCGGTCGGAGGAGGGGGGTGCTGCCGCAACAACTGCCGGCCCGAGGCGCATCGAGGTTCCCCGGCCCCCCTCCATCGAGGAGTTCACCATCGTGAAGCCCATCAGCCGCGGCGCCTTCGGGAAGGTGTACCTAGGCCGCAAGGCGGGGAGGCTCTATGCTGTGAAG gtgaTGAAAAAAGCAGACATGATCAACAAAAACATGGTTCACCAGGTCCAGGCAGAGAGGGATGCATTGGCTCTCAGTAAAAGTCCTTTCATTGTGCACTTATACTACTCACTTCAGTCAGCTAATAACATCTATTTA GTGATGGAGTACCTTATTGGTGGAGATGTCAAATCTCTTCTCCATATTTATGGATATTTTGATGAAGAAATGGCTGTTAAGTATATTTCTGAAGCAGCGTTGGCTCTTGACTATCTTCACAGGCATGGGATAATCCACAG GGATTTGAAGCCAGACAACATGCTTATTTCTAATCAGGGCCATATAAAGTTGACAGACTTTGGGCTTTCCAGAGTTACTCTGAACAGAG AGATAAATATGATAGATATCCTTACTACACCATCGATGGCAAAGCCAAAACAAGACTACTCACGTACTCCAGGACAATTGTTGTCTCTCATCAGTTCTCTGGGTTTT TATACTCCGGTTGGAATGAAAATGTCAAGGCACAATTCAAGTCAATCATCTGACAGTCTGCATGGAGTGATTTCTCCCTTACCTATGGTCCAAAAGGAAAATACCCCTCTTTCAACTAAATTCTTCAAAACAT atCTTGATACTTCTCAATTAACTCCTGTGATGCCAGTGAGAAGCTTAACTCCTACCCTGCTTCAGTCAAGAAAAAGGTTTGGTACCTCCAGTGCCAGTAGTCAGTCGCACACATACCTGTCCAGTATGGAATCGgaatgctgcagcagctccaggtggGAGAAAGATGTAGAG CAAAGTGAAGATGAACTATGTTCTACAACAGGCAAAACAAGTGACAATGGGTCAGCTCTCCTTTCAAATGTAGAATTACTGAATAGCAAAGGtattaaagttttaaagaaaaaagaactggaGTCTGCCATTTCTCCCATCAGCAGCAATGATTCTGACAGTAGGCAGAAGTTGGGAAGCGAACATTCTGATATAACAGATACTCCTGTGACCACACTGGATGTGAAAGGCATAgtcagaaaatgtctttctgaaaacaagatttgggaagaaaaacactttgtaaataaaagagagatgactaatgaaacagcagaaacttCCAATCAACAAGAGTCACCTTCAAGGCAGAATGAGCCTGTCGAGCCTatcaaagaggaagaaatttttgaAAAGACAGGGGTAAAAAGAAGCTTTGAATTAGTTGACACTAGTCCTTGTCAGGAATTTaactatgttaaaaaaagcaatgcagaatATAAACGTGGCTGTCAGATCTCAGAATTTCCAGCAAACAAAAGGACAGGTTTGACAACAGAAATTCAATCCTTAATGCTTTGTGATGATGGATGCCTACATGACACCTGCAAAAGCATGGAAGAAGTTAAGAGTTTTATTGGTAACCAGCAAACAGTAGAAAAATCACTTACTGCAATTATAGCCAAAAATTTTATGTGTGATCTGGATGCAGACTATGAAAAGGATGATAAAAAGGAGTACATGAACTCAAGTTTTTTAGGCACTGACGATGAAAAACCTTTAGGAATCCTCGGTGCAGATTATGACTTACTTCCTGAAATGTCTGTTACAGAAAGCCGTTTAGAAAAGCGGCTTTTAGATTTGGACAGAAGTGTTAAAGACCTCTCCTTTGAGGAACCAAAACCAGAAGGCATGCTAATAACATCACCAGAGTCCCAAGATGCCTTCCAAAATGGAGAGGAAACACATACTGTCCAGGACTGCAAGCTGTTACACTGTGGAAAGGATAATGACCAAAAACAGATGAACGAAACTTACCTTGACACAGTaccttctccttcagaaaaGATGATGGAAGCACTGAATCTCTtcaaaaaaaatgctgttgtttttcGAAGTTATAATAGTCCAATTAATATATCCAATGTATCTGAGCCATGTAGCATGGCTTCCTTAGATATAACGGATCTTTCACCTGCTTGTAGTGGCTCTTACCCAACAGCTATTACTCCGTTACAGAAAGGAAGACCATATAGGGTCTATCAG ACACCTCATCAGGGAGATGCTGGCACACCATATAGGACTCCAAAGAGTGTAAGAAGAGGAGCTGCCCCAGTAGAAGGGGAACGCATCCTAGGGACCCCAGACTACCTGGCACCTGAGCTGCTTTTGACAAAGCCCCATG AGACTCTGATCTCTG GTTCTGCTGTAGACTGGTGGGCCCTTGGAGTCTGTCTGTTTGAGTTTCTAACTGGAATTCCACCTTTTAATGATGAAACACCAACACAagtcttccaaaatattttgaaaagag ATATTCCCTGGCCTGAGGGTGAAGAAAAGCTGTCTGATAATGCCCAAAATGCAATTGATATTCTTCTAACAATTGACAGTACTGAGAGAGCTGGACTGAAGG AACTGAAATACCACCCCCTCTTTCATGGTGTGGACTGGGATAATCTACAGAATCAAACTATGCCTTTTATACCTCAACCGGATGATGAAACTGATACCTCTTACTTTGAAGCTAGGAATAATGCTCAGCACCTGACTGTGTCTGGATTTAGCTTATAG
- the MASTL gene encoding serine/threonine-protein kinase greatwall isoform X3 produces MGTVEPAAEGRSEEGGAAATTAGPRRIEVPRPPSIEEFTIVKPISRGAFGKVYLGRKAGRLYAVKVMKKADMINKNMVHQVQAERDALALSKSPFIVHLYYSLQSANNIYLVMEYLIGGDVKSLLHIYGYFDEEMAVKYISEAALALDYLHRHGIIHRDLKPDNMLISNQGHIKLTDFGLSRVTLNREINMIDILTTPSMAKPKQDYSRTPGQLLSLISSLGFYTPVGMKMSRHNSSQSSDSLHGVISPLPMVQKENTPLSTKFFKTYLDTSQLTPVMPVRSLTPTLLQSRKRFGTSSASSQSHTYLSSMESECCSSSRWEKDVEQSEDELCSTTGKTSDNGSALLSNVELLNSKGIKVLKKKELESAISPISSNDSDSRQKLGSEHSDITDTPVTTLDVKGIVRKCLSENKIWEEKHFVNKREMTNETAETSNQQESPSRQNEPVEPIKEEEIFEKTGVKRSFELVDTSPCQEFNYVKKSNAEYKRGCQISEFPANKRTGLTTEIQSLMLCDDGCLHDTCKSMEEVKSFIGNQQTVEKSLTAIIAKNFMCDLDADYEKDDKKEYMNSSFLGTDDEKPLGILGADYDLLPEMSVTESRLEKRLLDLDRSVKDLSFEEPKPEGMLITSPESQDAFQNGEETHTVQDCKLLHCGKDNDQKQMNETYLDTVPSPSEKMMEALNLFKKNAVVFRSYNSPINISNVSEPCSMASLDITDLSPACSGSYPTAITPLQKGRPYRVYQTPHQGDAGTPYRTPKSVRRGAAPVEGERILGTPDYLAPELLLTKPHETLISGSAVDWWALGVCLFEFLTGIPPFNDETPTQVFQNILKRDIPWPEGEEKLSDNAQNAIDILLTIDSTERAGLKV; encoded by the exons ATGGGGACGGTGGAGCCGGCGGCCGAGGGGCGGTCGGAGGAGGGGGGTGCTGCCGCAACAACTGCCGGCCCGAGGCGCATCGAGGTTCCCCGGCCCCCCTCCATCGAGGAGTTCACCATCGTGAAGCCCATCAGCCGCGGCGCCTTCGGGAAGGTGTACCTAGGCCGCAAGGCGGGGAGGCTCTATGCTGTGAAG gtgaTGAAAAAAGCAGACATGATCAACAAAAACATGGTTCACCAGGTCCAGGCAGAGAGGGATGCATTGGCTCTCAGTAAAAGTCCTTTCATTGTGCACTTATACTACTCACTTCAGTCAGCTAATAACATCTATTTA GTGATGGAGTACCTTATTGGTGGAGATGTCAAATCTCTTCTCCATATTTATGGATATTTTGATGAAGAAATGGCTGTTAAGTATATTTCTGAAGCAGCGTTGGCTCTTGACTATCTTCACAGGCATGGGATAATCCACAG GGATTTGAAGCCAGACAACATGCTTATTTCTAATCAGGGCCATATAAAGTTGACAGACTTTGGGCTTTCCAGAGTTACTCTGAACAGAG AGATAAATATGATAGATATCCTTACTACACCATCGATGGCAAAGCCAAAACAAGACTACTCACGTACTCCAGGACAATTGTTGTCTCTCATCAGTTCTCTGGGTTTT TATACTCCGGTTGGAATGAAAATGTCAAGGCACAATTCAAGTCAATCATCTGACAGTCTGCATGGAGTGATTTCTCCCTTACCTATGGTCCAAAAGGAAAATACCCCTCTTTCAACTAAATTCTTCAAAACAT atCTTGATACTTCTCAATTAACTCCTGTGATGCCAGTGAGAAGCTTAACTCCTACCCTGCTTCAGTCAAGAAAAAGGTTTGGTACCTCCAGTGCCAGTAGTCAGTCGCACACATACCTGTCCAGTATGGAATCGgaatgctgcagcagctccaggtggGAGAAAGATGTAGAG CAAAGTGAAGATGAACTATGTTCTACAACAGGCAAAACAAGTGACAATGGGTCAGCTCTCCTTTCAAATGTAGAATTACTGAATAGCAAAGGtattaaagttttaaagaaaaaagaactggaGTCTGCCATTTCTCCCATCAGCAGCAATGATTCTGACAGTAGGCAGAAGTTGGGAAGCGAACATTCTGATATAACAGATACTCCTGTGACCACACTGGATGTGAAAGGCATAgtcagaaaatgtctttctgaaaacaagatttgggaagaaaaacactttgtaaataaaagagagatgactaatgaaacagcagaaacttCCAATCAACAAGAGTCACCTTCAAGGCAGAATGAGCCTGTCGAGCCTatcaaagaggaagaaatttttgaAAAGACAGGGGTAAAAAGAAGCTTTGAATTAGTTGACACTAGTCCTTGTCAGGAATTTaactatgttaaaaaaagcaatgcagaatATAAACGTGGCTGTCAGATCTCAGAATTTCCAGCAAACAAAAGGACAGGTTTGACAACAGAAATTCAATCCTTAATGCTTTGTGATGATGGATGCCTACATGACACCTGCAAAAGCATGGAAGAAGTTAAGAGTTTTATTGGTAACCAGCAAACAGTAGAAAAATCACTTACTGCAATTATAGCCAAAAATTTTATGTGTGATCTGGATGCAGACTATGAAAAGGATGATAAAAAGGAGTACATGAACTCAAGTTTTTTAGGCACTGACGATGAAAAACCTTTAGGAATCCTCGGTGCAGATTATGACTTACTTCCTGAAATGTCTGTTACAGAAAGCCGTTTAGAAAAGCGGCTTTTAGATTTGGACAGAAGTGTTAAAGACCTCTCCTTTGAGGAACCAAAACCAGAAGGCATGCTAATAACATCACCAGAGTCCCAAGATGCCTTCCAAAATGGAGAGGAAACACATACTGTCCAGGACTGCAAGCTGTTACACTGTGGAAAGGATAATGACCAAAAACAGATGAACGAAACTTACCTTGACACAGTaccttctccttcagaaaaGATGATGGAAGCACTGAATCTCTtcaaaaaaaatgctgttgtttttcGAAGTTATAATAGTCCAATTAATATATCCAATGTATCTGAGCCATGTAGCATGGCTTCCTTAGATATAACGGATCTTTCACCTGCTTGTAGTGGCTCTTACCCAACAGCTATTACTCCGTTACAGAAAGGAAGACCATATAGGGTCTATCAG ACACCTCATCAGGGAGATGCTGGCACACCATATAGGACTCCAAAGAGTGTAAGAAGAGGAGCTGCCCCAGTAGAAGGGGAACGCATCCTAGGGACCCCAGACTACCTGGCACCTGAGCTGCTTTTGACAAAGCCCCATG AGACTCTGATCTCTG GTTCTGCTGTAGACTGGTGGGCCCTTGGAGTCTGTCTGTTTGAGTTTCTAACTGGAATTCCACCTTTTAATGATGAAACACCAACACAagtcttccaaaatattttgaaaagag ATATTCCCTGGCCTGAGGGTGAAGAAAAGCTGTCTGATAATGCCCAAAATGCAATTGATATTCTTCTAACAATTGACAGTACTGAGAGAGCTGGACTGAAGG tgTGA